The following coding sequences are from one Triticum aestivum cultivar Chinese Spring chromosome 5A, IWGSC CS RefSeq v2.1, whole genome shotgun sequence window:
- the LOC123104297 gene encoding beta-ureidopropionase: MESSNGKPPRGEEEGKAAGSIGGHESLHRLLESNLPPELFKEASRLLLGLNCAHPLEAISLPGATTDLAGAHNFDVQAFRFNADKEHMRQPRIVRVGLIQNSIAVPTTCHFADQKKSIMEKVKPIIDAAGASGVNILCLQEAWTMPFAFCTREKRWCEFAEPVDGESTQFLQELAQKYNMVIVSPILERDINHGETIWNTVVVIGNNGNIIGIHRKNHIPRVGDFNESTYYMEGNTGHPVFETAYGKIAVNICYGRHHPLNWLAFGLNGAEIVFNPSATVGELSEPMWPIEARNAAIANSYFVGSINRVGTEVFPNPFTSGDGKPQHADFGHFYGSSHFSAPDASCTPSLSRYRDGLMISDMDLNLCRQIKDKWAFRMTARYDMYADLLSEYLKPDFKPQIIADPLINKRA, from the exons ATGGAGAGCTCCAACGGCAAGCCGCCGcggggagaggaagaggggaaggcgGCGGGGTCGATCGGAGGCCACGAGTCGCTGCACAGGCTCCTCGAGTCCAATCTCCCTCCCGAGCTCTTCAAG GAGGCAAGCCGGTTGCTTTTGGGGTTGAATTGTGCACACCCTCTTGAGGCTATTTCCCTGCCTGGGGCCACCACTGATCTTGCTGGAGCGCATAATTTCGATGTGCAG GCATTCCGTTTTAACGCTGACAAAGAGCATATGAGACAGCCGCGGATTGTTCGAGTTGGCTTAATTCAGAACTCAATTGCTGTTCCAACGACTTGTCATTTTGCTGATCAAAAGAAGTCTATCATGGAGAAAGTAAAACCCATCATAGACGCAGCTGGTGCTTCTGGTGTCAATATTTTGTGCTTACAG GAAGCCTGGACAATGCCATTTGCCTTCTGCACGCGTGAAAAACGATGGTGTGAGTTTGCTGAGCCTGTTGATGGAGAATCTACTCAGTTTCTTCAAGAGCTTGCACAGAAATATAACATGGTAATTGTTAGCCCTATCCTTGAAAGGGATATAAACCATGGAGAGACTATATGGAATACTGTTGTTGTAATTGGAAATAATGGCAACATAATTGGCATTCATCGAAAG AATCACATCCCAAGAGTTGGCGACTTCAATGAGAGCACGTACTATATGGAAGGTAACACTGGGCATCCGGTGTTTGAAACAGCTTATGGCAAAATTGCTGTAAACATCTGCTACGGCAGGCATCATCCTCTGAATTGGCTTGCATTTGGCCTCAATGGAGCTGAAATAGTTTTCAACCCATCTGCAACTGTCGGTGAACTTAGTGAACCAATGTGGCCTATTGAG GCAAGGAATGCTGCAATTGCAAATAGCTACTTTGTCGGATCAATTAACCGGGTAGGCACAGAGGTATTCCCGAACCCATTCACTTCTGGTGATGGGAAACCTCAGCATGCCGACTTTGGTCATTTCTATGGATCCAGCCATTTCTCAGCGCCTGATGCTTCCTGCACCCCATCGCTATCGCGCTACCGAGATGGCTTGATGATATCTGACATGGACCTGAACTTATGCCGCCAGATCAAAGACAAGTGGGCCTTCCGCATGACTGCTCGGTATGACATGTATGCTGACTTGCTTTCAGAGTACTTGAAGCCAGATTTTAAGCCTCAGATCATCGCGGATCCCTTGATAAATAAGAGGGCTTAA